In Cyanobacterium sp. T60_A2020_053, the following are encoded in one genomic region:
- a CDS encoding DUF2993 domain-containing protein has product MTAIVFGSLPFPGQSGDQLVSKAVTGAIGSLFKRTEKLEANVKAEPLAKLLQGSVDGFDFVGNGLVMYNGLRLEGMELYLQAVSIDFSAVFSGKVRLRQPTQATMRIVLTQQDLTTSFNTPFIVDKLQKVQYEGNNLHFQNTEFNINPDKSIDLRSEVGLGSDGDIIPISIKANMELEGRTKIKFTNPTFHGDEKAQSLSEVLINHVNNLLDLDKFALDGSRLKVDQLRVKDQEVVFYGTLEIDRFPNKK; this is encoded by the coding sequence ATGACAGCAATTGTGTTTGGTAGCTTACCTTTTCCCGGACAAAGTGGTGATCAACTGGTCAGTAAAGCTGTAACAGGTGCTATAGGCTCTCTTTTTAAACGTACAGAGAAACTAGAAGCTAATGTTAAAGCTGAACCATTAGCAAAACTTTTGCAGGGTAGTGTGGACGGTTTTGACTTTGTGGGCAATGGACTGGTCATGTATAATGGGTTACGTTTAGAAGGAATGGAATTGTACCTTCAAGCGGTTTCCATCGATTTCAGCGCCGTTTTTAGTGGTAAAGTTCGCCTTAGGCAGCCGACTCAGGCAACCATGCGCATTGTGCTAACTCAGCAGGATTTGACAACTTCCTTTAATACTCCTTTCATTGTCGATAAATTACAAAAAGTGCAGTATGAGGGTAATAATCTTCATTTTCAGAATACCGAGTTTAACATCAATCCAGACAAGTCCATTGATTTACGCTCAGAAGTTGGCTTGGGTAGTGATGGTGATATTATTCCCATCTCCATCAAGGCTAATATGGAGTTAGAAGGGCGCACGAAAATAAAATTTACTAATCCTACTTTTCACGGTGATGAAAAAGCTCAATCTTTAAGTGAAGTATTAATCAATCATGTCAATAATTTATTGGATTTGGACAAATTTGCCCTTGATGGTAGTCGCTTAAAAGTAGATCAATTAAGGGTTAAAGATCAAGAAGTAGTTTTTTATGGTACTTTAGAAATCGATCGTTTTCCTAATAAAAAATAA